The DNA sequence ATTATATGAAGGAAGCAATAGAAGAAGCGAAAAAGGCAGGAGAGCTTGGGGAGGTTCCGATCGGGGCCGTTGTGGTCCTGGACGGGAAGATAATCAGCCGCGCCCATAATCTCCGTGAGTCGAACCAGAATGCGGTGGCGCATGCTGAACTCCTTGCCATTGAGGAAGCCTGCGGGATGCTTGGGACATGGAGACTTGAGGATGCTGCGCTTTATGTCACATTAGAGCCGTGCGCCATGTGTTCGGGCGCCATCATTCTCTCCCGCATCAAGAGGGTTGTATATGGAGCGGCCGATCCAAAGGGCGGCTGTGCGGGCACATTCATGAATCTGCTCCAGGATGAAAGATTCAACCACCAGAGCGAGGTATCAGCAGGGGTGCTGGAAGAAGAATGCGGCAGCCTGCTGACCGATTTCTTCCGGGCTCTCCGCGAACGGAAAAAGGAAGAGAAAAGGCGGCGAAAACAGCTGCTGGATCTGCAAGAAGGAATTGACAGGCCATAGGCATTGCAATTTCGTCCGAAACTTAGTATACTGATTATGCGTCACAAACGACGCAGCCAAATATGGTATCAATTTTGCCGTGCTAAGCGGGGAGGTAGCGGTGCCCTGTACTCGCAATCCGCTCTAGCGAGGCTGAACCCCTTCCCGAGGCTGGTGTCCTGTAGGGCCTGCCTTAAGTAAGTGGTGTTGACGCCCGGGTCCTGCGCAATGGGAATCCATGAACCATGTCAGGTCCGGAAGGAAGCAGCATTAAGTGGTCCCTCCCATGTGCCGCAGGGTTGCCTGGGCCGAGCTAACTGCTTAAGTAACGCTTATGGGAGCCAGTCGACGGAAGGTGCACGGCAGTTATAATGATAAAAGCAAAGCTCATCCCGGTCAGGGGTGGGTTTTTTTATGCATGTTCCTGCTGGAAAATTGCTCCTCCGGATATTTGCAATCCTTTTTGGAAAATAGGAACTGATACGGTATAATAGAGATAGAAAAGCAGTTAGGAAGGGGGCGCGAAGATGAGTTACCAGGCATTATATCGTGTCTGGCGTCCACAGCAGTTCATAGATGTTGTAGGGCAGGAACACGTAACCAAAACATTGCAGAACGCCCTGCTTCAGCAGAAAGCCTCTCATGCATACTTATTTTCCGGGCCCAGGGGGACGGGAAAGACGAGTGCGGCCAAAATACTGGCCAAAACCGTCAACTGTGAAAGGGCTCCGATCAGCGAGCCTTGCAATGAGTGTGATTCCTGCATTGGCATTACGAATGGCTCCATACCGGACGTGATTGAAATCGATGCGGCCTCCAACAACGGTGTGGAAGAGATTCGGGATATTAGGGACAAAGTCAAATATGCACCCAGTGCAGTCAAATATAAAGTATATATCGTCGATGAGGTTCATATGCTTTCGATCGGCGCCTTCAATGCACTATTAAAAACACTTGAAGAGCCTCCGAAGCATGTTATGTTCATTCTTGCTACAACAGAACCCCACAAGATTCCGCTCACCATCATTTCAAGATGCCAGCGCTTTGACTTCAAGCGCATAACGGCACAGTCGATCGTCGGCCGGATGAAAATGATAGTGGATGAGACCGGGGTGCAGTATGAAGAGAATGCCCTCCATATCGTTGCCCGGGCTGCCGAGGGAGGGATGAGGGATGCTCTCAGCCTCCTTGATCAGGCGATATCCTTCAGCCAGGACAAAGTGACGGCGGAGGATGCCCTCACAGTAACAGGAGCCGTTTCCCAGGGATTCCTGAATAAACTGTCCAGAAACGTCATGGAAAAAGATGCTGCAGGTGCGCTGGAAGCACTGGAGACCCTCCTGTTTCAGGGGAAGGATCCTTCCAGGTTCATCGAGGACTTCATCTTATATTACAGGGACATGCTTTTATACAAGGCAGCTCCTTCACTGGATGAGTCGCTCGAACGCGTCATGCTTGATGAAGAATTCAAGGCATTGGCTGAAGAGATTGATCCTCAGCAGCTGTACAGCCTGATTGAAATTCTGAATAAAGCCCAGCAGGAAATGCGCTGGACCAACCATCCAAGGATTTTCCTTGAGGTAGCCATCATGAAGCTCTGCCAGCTTGAGGGTACAGAGAAAAAGGCGGCTGCCGATATTGAACCTCTCATGAGAAAAATCGAACAGCTTCAAGAGGAGCTGGCTGAGCTGAAGAAAAATGGGGTCACCGTTTCGGGTGCGGCTGAGCCTGCCCAGAAGAAGCAGGCACAGAGAACCTCAAGAAAAGGATTCCAGGCGCCTGAAGGGAAAATTAATGAAATCCTGAAAAATGCAACGAAAAATGACCTGAATGCCGTAAAGGGCAAATGGGGCGATATGCTGGGAAGGCTCGTGCATAACCAGATGCGGTCCCAGGCCGCTCTGCTGAATGAAGCAGAGCCGGTCGCTGCTTC is a window from the Bacillus infantis NRRL B-14911 genome containing:
- the tadA gene encoding tRNA adenosine(34) deaminase TadA, with the protein product MNITYNDDDYMKEAIEEAKKAGELGEVPIGAVVVLDGKIISRAHNLRESNQNAVAHAELLAIEEACGMLGTWRLEDAALYVTLEPCAMCSGAIILSRIKRVVYGAADPKGGCAGTFMNLLQDERFNHQSEVSAGVLEEECGSLLTDFFRALRERKKEEKRRRKQLLDLQEGIDRP
- the dnaX gene encoding DNA polymerase III subunit gamma/tau; the protein is MSYQALYRVWRPQQFIDVVGQEHVTKTLQNALLQQKASHAYLFSGPRGTGKTSAAKILAKTVNCERAPISEPCNECDSCIGITNGSIPDVIEIDAASNNGVEEIRDIRDKVKYAPSAVKYKVYIVDEVHMLSIGAFNALLKTLEEPPKHVMFILATTEPHKIPLTIISRCQRFDFKRITAQSIVGRMKMIVDETGVQYEENALHIVARAAEGGMRDALSLLDQAISFSQDKVTAEDALTVTGAVSQGFLNKLSRNVMEKDAAGALEALETLLFQGKDPSRFIEDFILYYRDMLLYKAAPSLDESLERVMLDEEFKALAEEIDPQQLYSLIEILNKAQQEMRWTNHPRIFLEVAIMKLCQLEGTEKKAAADIEPLMRKIEQLQEELAELKKNGVTVSGAAEPAQKKQAQRTSRKGFQAPEGKINEILKNATKNDLNAVKGKWGDMLGRLVHNQMRSQAALLNEAEPVAASADAFIVKFKYEIHCQMAMDNAKFIETISGAIQELTGQRKQVVGVPEEQWQRIRGSFLNSGHRDEPSEGSGLGAPEDDLVVSEAQKLFGDLVEIKE